A stretch of the Bdellovibrio sp. 22V genome encodes the following:
- a CDS encoding DUF2917 domain-containing protein: MGDSNHIHLSKGDLYTQSSQNVKVRCFRGCLWLTQPGEGSDIILHAGDTYISDVKKGKLVIEAIHESLAEVQTIKCEKRSTRWRELFSTRLWAQSIFFPSYRKDRK; the protein is encoded by the coding sequence ATGGGTGATAGCAACCACATTCACTTATCCAAAGGTGACCTTTACACGCAATCGTCTCAGAACGTAAAAGTACGGTGCTTTCGCGGTTGCCTATGGCTGACCCAGCCGGGAGAAGGAAGTGATATCATCCTTCATGCTGGAGACACGTACATCTCAGACGTAAAAAAAGGAAAACTCGTGATCGAAGCGATTCACGAGTCCCTGGCAGAAGTTCAGACTATAAAATGCGAAAAAAGATCTACTCGATGGCGAGAGCTTTTTTCCACTCGGCTGTGGGCTCAATCAATTTTCTTTCCTTCATATCGAAAAGACCGAAAGTGA
- a CDS encoding PLP-dependent aminotransferase family protein, whose translation MGQKEQMLYEKVATDVESQIRRGAIQVGDKITSIRKQSEIMGVSVNTVLQAYLLLEQKGLIESRAQSGFYVSAFQITEEVRKETEIQKKPAAIQIPDLVAEMLEVASRANYLNLGAACLASELYPNAALARITRSVLRKTAEINARYEFSPGSLELRQQIAKRLTRQGNKVAAEDLVITNGAQEALHLALRTLMKNGDTVLIESPNYFGVLQAIADLGMKVIEVPADARWGVDPDDVKKILSRYKIAGAVMMPNFNNPLGSRMPDANKKEVMKVFSKFGTPVIEDDVYGDLDFSGVRPKLLRHFDEEGLVLTCSSFSKTVAPGSRCGWILPGKHLSLFRNYQISSTLGINRLQQKILAEFLASGSYERHLRKLRPLLHLQVQKISQAVLRYFPEGTRITQPQGGFMLWVELPKEIDSVLLYSQAAAKKISIAPGVMFSANGNYRNYIRLNCGLPWRSDVEAAIKTLGGLARQQVEG comes from the coding sequence ATGGGCCAAAAAGAACAAATGCTTTACGAAAAAGTCGCTACCGACGTTGAATCCCAAATTCGTCGCGGAGCTATTCAGGTAGGGGACAAGATCACGTCCATCCGCAAGCAGAGCGAGATTATGGGTGTCAGCGTGAACACGGTTCTGCAAGCGTATTTGTTGCTAGAGCAAAAGGGCCTCATCGAGTCGCGGGCGCAATCGGGATTTTATGTCTCGGCTTTTCAAATCACGGAGGAAGTGCGCAAAGAAACTGAAATTCAGAAAAAACCAGCAGCTATTCAAATTCCTGATCTTGTGGCTGAAATGCTCGAAGTCGCAAGCCGTGCGAATTATCTGAATTTGGGAGCCGCATGTCTGGCTTCGGAACTTTATCCCAATGCGGCTTTGGCGCGTATCACACGATCCGTTCTGCGCAAAACAGCAGAGATCAACGCACGTTACGAATTTTCACCTGGAAGTTTGGAACTTCGCCAGCAGATCGCCAAACGCCTGACCCGTCAGGGAAACAAAGTTGCCGCCGAAGATCTTGTTATTACCAACGGCGCTCAAGAAGCTCTGCACTTAGCGTTAAGAACGCTGATGAAAAATGGGGATACGGTTTTGATCGAATCACCGAATTATTTCGGAGTTCTCCAGGCCATTGCGGATTTAGGCATGAAAGTGATCGAAGTGCCTGCGGATGCGCGTTGGGGAGTCGATCCCGATGACGTAAAAAAAATTCTTTCGCGCTACAAAATAGCGGGTGCGGTGATGATGCCGAACTTTAACAATCCCTTGGGTTCCCGCATGCCTGATGCGAACAAAAAAGAAGTGATGAAAGTTTTTAGTAAGTTTGGGACACCTGTGATTGAGGATGACGTTTATGGTGATCTCGATTTTTCAGGCGTTCGTCCTAAACTTCTTCGGCACTTTGACGAAGAAGGCTTGGTCCTGACCTGTTCCTCTTTTTCAAAGACTGTGGCACCAGGTTCCCGATGCGGGTGGATTTTGCCGGGAAAACACCTGTCGCTGTTTCGGAACTATCAGATCAGCTCCACTTTGGGAATCAATCGTTTGCAGCAAAAGATTTTGGCGGAGTTTCTGGCATCAGGAAGTTATGAGCGTCATCTTCGCAAATTGCGTCCACTCCTGCATCTGCAAGTGCAAAAGATTTCTCAGGCTGTTCTGCGGTATTTTCCGGAAGGAACGCGGATCACGCAACCTCAGGGTGGCTTTATGTTGTGGGTCGAGTTGCCGAAAGAAATCGATTCGGTTCTTTTGTACTCTCAGGCGGCGGCGAAAAAAATCAGTATTGCACCGGGCGTGATGTTTTCAGCCAACGGAAATTATCGCAATTACATTCGCTTGAATTGTGGTCTGCCGTGGAGATCCGATGTGGAGGCGGCGATCAAAACGCTCGGTGGGCTTGCGCGCCAGCAAGTGGAAGGTTAG
- a CDS encoding acyl-CoA thioesterase: MSEVSSYKVQIKEHHVDSYGHVNNATYLSLYEEARWELITPRGYGFNDIHRLKQGPVILEVHLKFLREIRLRETINITTKLVGYKGKIGQMLQQMVKEDGTVASEALFTFGLFDMKERKLIEPTAEWKKALAIE; this comes from the coding sequence ATGTCGGAAGTCAGCTCTTACAAAGTTCAAATCAAAGAACATCATGTCGATTCTTATGGGCATGTGAATAACGCGACTTATCTGTCGTTGTACGAGGAAGCACGCTGGGAACTCATCACGCCTCGCGGTTACGGCTTTAACGATATTCATCGTTTGAAACAAGGTCCGGTCATTTTGGAGGTCCATCTTAAATTCCTCCGCGAAATCCGTTTGCGCGAAACCATCAACATTACGACGAAGCTTGTCGGCTACAAAGGTAAAATCGGTCAGATGCTGCAGCAGATGGTTAAAGAAGACGGCACCGTAGCCAGCGAAGCTCTTTTCACTTTCGGTCTTTTCGATATGAAGGAAAGAAAATTGATTGAGCCCACAGCCGAGTGGAAAAAAGCTCTCGCCATCGAGTAG